One window from the genome of Diorhabda sublineata isolate icDioSubl1.1 chromosome 10, icDioSubl1.1, whole genome shotgun sequence encodes:
- the LOC130449465 gene encoding uncharacterized protein LOC130449465, with product MSSSSSKVSFCDSFGVKPLNGKNLVSYYIPLQGVISYTALSINVMNPSLVLRIFSKRDVTNILLGQTLLGSAMFLYSRPHLKALPTKDKILYSSFGAVTFSLGSVLFWAILRSVVPQNVALGTLCGIGSGFAMIKIARSYTEHVDSLVDKAV from the exons ATGTCTTCATCCTCCAGTAAAGTTTCCTTTTGCGATTCGTTCGGAGTAAAGCCATTAAATGGTAAAAATTTGGTTTCGTATTATATACCATTGCAGGGGGTAATTAGTTATACAGCACTATCCATAAATGTTATGAACCCGTCATTAGTGTTAAG aatattttctaaaagagATGTAACAAATATTCTACTTGGACAAACCCTTCTTGGTTCTGCAATGTTCTTGTACAGCAGACCTCATCTAAAAGCTCTTCCAACTAAGGATAAAATATTGTACAG ttcttTTGGTGCTGTTACATTCTCCTTGGGCTCAGTGTTGTTTTGGGCAATTCTAAGAAGTGTTGTACCCCAGAATGTAGCTTTAGGAACTCTTTGTGGTATTGGATCTGGTTTTGCAATGATAAAAATTGCGAGAAGTTACACAGAACATGTTGACTCGTTGGTAGATAAAGCAGTATAA